Proteins encoded in a region of the Carassius gibelio isolate Cgi1373 ecotype wild population from Czech Republic chromosome B5, carGib1.2-hapl.c, whole genome shotgun sequence genome:
- the hsd20b2 gene encoding hydroxysteroid (20-beta) dehydrogenase 2 — translation MGETAECSWYSLLLCSIGTVTVFYYLLRWSWQCWNGFRVYVISEIWKTNLRTYGQWAVVTGATSGIGRAYAEELAKRGLDIVLISRSEDKLRSVAKEIESQYKRQTHVIQTDFTEGHSIYSAIAQQLEGLQIGILVNNVGMNYIGVLANFLDVPDPDQRITQVINCNTLSVTQMSRLVLPGMLERGKGLIINISSEAASQPQPMLSVYSATKIFVTYFSRCLHAEYRSKGITVQCVAPFVVSTNMTHNVPVNPLVKSAASFARDALNTVGYTTHTSGCLTHALQHFALSIVFPGWLRLTSFCVQHMAKFARSTEPQLMERLAETENKQD, via the exons ATGGGAGAAACTGCAGAATGCAGCTGGTATTCACTATTGTTGTGCAGCATCGGTACCGTTACGGTTTTCTATTACCTGCTGAGGTGGTCGTGGCAGTGTTGGAATGGATTCAGAGTGTACGTGATTTCTGAGATCTGGAAAACGAACCTGAGGACATATGGCCAATGGGCTG TTGTAACTGGAGCAACATCAGGGATTGGTCGTGCATATGCTGAAGAG CTTGCCAAACGAGGATTAGACATTGTTCTAATCAGTCGCTCAGAGGACAAGCTTCGCAGTGTCGCCAAAGAAATAG AGTCTCAGTACAAGCGGCAGACACATGTGATTCAGACAGACTTCACAGAGGGCCATTCCATCTACTCTGCTATCGCACAACAGCTAGAGGGCCTGCAGATCGGAATTCTGG TGAACAATGTTGGTATGAACTATATAGGGGTTCTGGCAAATTTCCTGGATGTTCCTGATCCAGACCAG AGAATCACGCAGGTGATAAACTGTAACACACTGTCCGTCACTCAG atGAGCAGACTTGTTTTACCAGGCATGCTCGAGAG GGGGAAAGGCCTCATTATAAACATATCATCAGAAGCTGCATCTCAGCCACAGCCAATGCTGTCGGTGTATTCTGCCACTAAG ATATTTGTTACATATTTCTCTCGCTGTCTGCATGCAGAATACAGGTCAAAAGGAATCACGGTTCAA TGTGTAGCCCCATTTGTAGTCTCCACTAATATGACTCACAATGTGCCTGTGAATCCACTGGTGAAAAGTGCTGCTTCGTTTGCTAGAGATGCTCTGAACACTGTGggttacacaacacacacaagtgGATGTTTAACCCATGCACTGCAG CACTTTGCTCTGTCCATCGTTTTCCCGGGGTGGCTGCGTCTCACGTCCTTTTGTGTGCAACACATGGCCAAATTTGCTCGTAGCACTGAACCACAATTAATGGAGAGGCTGGCAGAGACAGAAAATAAACAGGACTGA
- the LOC127958189 gene encoding retinal guanylyl cyclase 2-like, producing MDDHRNSSFLCHSHHPRWPQSSAGKRRRKKTSKQKVKNPDGSLCPVSSTPVLRSHSWWGNCFLLSLVMLSYLPCEAWGTTFKIAIVGPWTCDPMLSKALPDLAARLAMSRINKDPDLNKGYWYDYTLINEDCSSSKALAHFAELEGYGSAFLGPANPGYCTAAALLAKNWNKGILSWACLKANMDEGMYSTFLRPLPLSSRVLLSVLRFFRWAHVGIITAENDMWEATGHELAASLRALGLPVGVVVTMETDKEGPRRALKTIRETDRVRADSEYKSQKP from the coding sequence atggatGACCACAGAAACTCTAGCTTTCTTTGCCATTCCCACCACCCACGATGGCCACAGTCTAGTGCCGGAAAGAGACGACGAAAAAAAACCTCAAAGCAAAAAGTGAAAAATCCTGATGGCTCATTGTGTCCTGTGTCCTCGACCCCGGTACTACGCAGCCACAGCTGGTGGGGCAACTGTTTTCTCCTTTCTCTAGTCATGCTATCATACTTGCCCTGTGAGGCCTGGGGCACCACATTCAAAATTGCCATTGTAGGACCGTGGACATGTGACCCCATGCTCTCCAAAGCCCTGCCAGATCTGGCTGCACGGTTAGCCATGAGCCGAATAAACAAAGACCCCGACCTCAACAAGGGCTACTGGTATGATTACACACTAATTAATGAGGATTGCTCCAGCTCGAAAGCCCTGGCACACTTTGCTGAACTGGAGGGCTATGGTTCGGCCTTTCTTGGACCGGCAAACCCTGGCTACTGCACTGCTGCTGCGCTGCTAGCGAAGAATTGGAACAAGGGCATCCTGTCCTGGGCTTGTCTGAAGGCTAACATGGATGAGGGAATGTATTCCACCTTCCTGCGGCCGCTCCCATTGTCTTCTCGTGTGCTCCTCTCCGTGCTACGCTTTTTCCGCTGGGCACATGTTGGGATTATAACAGCAGAGAACGACATGTGGGAAGCGACTGGGCATGAACTGGCAGCTTCCTTGCGTGCCCTTGGTCTGCCAGTTGGTGTGGTTGTTACCATGGAAACGGACAAGGAAGGGCCACGGCGAGCACTAAAGACAATACGGGAGACCGATCGAGTGAGGG